Proteins encoded within one genomic window of Setaria italica strain Yugu1 chromosome IV, Setaria_italica_v2.0, whole genome shotgun sequence:
- the LOC101772015 gene encoding aspartyl protease family protein At5g10770 isoform X2, giving the protein MVWVLAPLLLLLVSAGSSPGAHAADHDGDDYMMVAMNSLRPEATCLGHREIPPQNGTWVPLHHPLGPCSPSPSGKPPSLDDLLRQDQLRVDHIHRRLSGDVGDDKTGSNKESADADVSQEYHQPSTQFNVGSTSKNSNSIDLAATGGGRPRLPGVIQTLVLDTASDVPWVQCVPCPIPPCHPQQDTFYDPTKSPTYAAFRCSSSPCRQLGPYANGCVGNQCQYKVTYPDGSSSSGTYVSDLLTINPTNSIAKFQFGCSHVEQGTFNNRTAGIMALGGGPESLVSQAASIYGNAFSYCVPPTASHKGFFRLGVPRVAATRYVVTPMLRYKQVPTFYRVLLRDIAVAGGRLNVQPVVFAAGSVLDSRTIISRLPATAYQALRAAFRNAMRMYRMAPPKGSLDTCYDFTGVVGTVRLPKITLVFDKNAVVELDPSGILFNDCLAFIPNRDDSMPGILGNVQQQTIEVLYDVGGGAVGFRRNAC; this is encoded by the exons ATGGTTTGGGTTTTGGCGccactgctgctcctcctcgtgTCAGCTGGTTCTTCTCCAGGTGCCCATGCAGCAGATCATGATGGAGACGACTACATGATGGTGGCAATGAACTCGCTGAGACCGGAAGCCACCTGCTTGGGGCACAGGG AGATTCCACCGCAGAACGGCACCTGGGTACCATTGCATCACCCGCTTGGgccgtgctcgccgtcgccatcaGGTAAGCCGCCGTCCTTGGACGACCTGCTCCGGCAGGACCAGCTCCGCGTCGACCACATCCACAGGAGGCTGTCGGGAGACGTCGGCGACGACAAGACGGGCTCCAACAAGGAATCGGCTGACGCCGACGTAAGCCAGGAGTACCACCAGCCCTCTACTCAGTTCAACGTGGGCTCCACCAGCAAAAACTCCAAT AGCATTGATctggcggcgaccggcggcggtcGGCCGAGGCTGCCGGGAGTGATCCAGACGCTGGTGCTCGACACGGCGAGCGACGTGCCGTGGGTGCAGTGCGTGCCGTGCCCCATCCCGCCGTGCCACCCCCAGCAGGACACGTTCTACGACCCGACCAAGTCTCCCACCTATGCCGCCTTCCGCTGCAGCTCCTCGCCCTGCCGGCAACTCGGCCCCTACGCCAACGGCTGCGTCGGCAACCAGTGCCAGTACAAGGTCACCTACCCCgacggctcgtcgtcgtcggggacgTACGTTTCTGACTTGCTCACCATCAACCCCACGAACTCCATCGCCAAGTTCCAGTTCGGCTGCAGCCACGTCGAGCAGGGCACCTTCAACAACCGCACCGCCGGGATCAtggcgctcggcggcggcccggAGTCGCTTGTGTCCCAGGCCGCCTCCATCTACGGCAACGCCTTCTCCTACTGCGTCCCGCCGACGGCGAGCCACAAGGGGTTCTTCCGTCTCGGCGTGCCGCGCGTTGCCGCCACCAGGTACGTGGTGACACCCATGCTCAGGTACAAGCAGGTGCCCACGTTCTACCGCGTCCTGCTCCGGGacatcgccgtcgccgggggGCGGCTCAACGTCCAGCCTGTGGTGTTCGCCGCCGGGTCGGTGCTGGACTCCCGCACCATCATCAGCCGACTGCCGGCGACGGCGTACCAGGCGCTGCGGGCGGCGTTCAGGAACGCCATGAGGATGTACCGCATGGCACCCCCCAAGGGGAGCCTGGACACCTGCTACGACTTCACCGGCGTCGTCGGCACCGTCCGGCTGCCGAAGATCACGCTGGTGTTCGACAAGAACGCCGTCGTGGAGCTTGACCCGTCGGGGATCCTGTTCAACGACTGCCTCGCCTTCATCCCCAACCGCGACGACAGCATGCCTGGCATCCTTGGCAACGTGCAGCAGCAGACGATCGAGGTGCTCTATGATGTCGGCGGCGGGGCTGTAGGGTTCCGCCGTAACGCGTGCTGA
- the LOC101772015 gene encoding aspartyl protease family protein At5g10770 isoform X1 gives MVWVLAPLLLLLVSAGSSPGAHAADHDGDDYMMVAMNSLRPEATCLGHREIPPQNGTWVPLHHPLGPCSPSPSGKPPSLDDLLRQDQLRVDHIHRRLSGDVGDDKTGSNKESADADVSQEYHQPSTQFNVGSTSKNSNPQSIDLAATGGGRPRLPGVIQTLVLDTASDVPWVQCVPCPIPPCHPQQDTFYDPTKSPTYAAFRCSSSPCRQLGPYANGCVGNQCQYKVTYPDGSSSSGTYVSDLLTINPTNSIAKFQFGCSHVEQGTFNNRTAGIMALGGGPESLVSQAASIYGNAFSYCVPPTASHKGFFRLGVPRVAATRYVVTPMLRYKQVPTFYRVLLRDIAVAGGRLNVQPVVFAAGSVLDSRTIISRLPATAYQALRAAFRNAMRMYRMAPPKGSLDTCYDFTGVVGTVRLPKITLVFDKNAVVELDPSGILFNDCLAFIPNRDDSMPGILGNVQQQTIEVLYDVGGGAVGFRRNAC, from the exons ATGGTTTGGGTTTTGGCGccactgctgctcctcctcgtgTCAGCTGGTTCTTCTCCAGGTGCCCATGCAGCAGATCATGATGGAGACGACTACATGATGGTGGCAATGAACTCGCTGAGACCGGAAGCCACCTGCTTGGGGCACAGGG AGATTCCACCGCAGAACGGCACCTGGGTACCATTGCATCACCCGCTTGGgccgtgctcgccgtcgccatcaGGTAAGCCGCCGTCCTTGGACGACCTGCTCCGGCAGGACCAGCTCCGCGTCGACCACATCCACAGGAGGCTGTCGGGAGACGTCGGCGACGACAAGACGGGCTCCAACAAGGAATCGGCTGACGCCGACGTAAGCCAGGAGTACCACCAGCCCTCTACTCAGTTCAACGTGGGCTCCACCAGCAAAAACTCCAAT CCGCAGAGCATTGATctggcggcgaccggcggcggtcGGCCGAGGCTGCCGGGAGTGATCCAGACGCTGGTGCTCGACACGGCGAGCGACGTGCCGTGGGTGCAGTGCGTGCCGTGCCCCATCCCGCCGTGCCACCCCCAGCAGGACACGTTCTACGACCCGACCAAGTCTCCCACCTATGCCGCCTTCCGCTGCAGCTCCTCGCCCTGCCGGCAACTCGGCCCCTACGCCAACGGCTGCGTCGGCAACCAGTGCCAGTACAAGGTCACCTACCCCgacggctcgtcgtcgtcggggacgTACGTTTCTGACTTGCTCACCATCAACCCCACGAACTCCATCGCCAAGTTCCAGTTCGGCTGCAGCCACGTCGAGCAGGGCACCTTCAACAACCGCACCGCCGGGATCAtggcgctcggcggcggcccggAGTCGCTTGTGTCCCAGGCCGCCTCCATCTACGGCAACGCCTTCTCCTACTGCGTCCCGCCGACGGCGAGCCACAAGGGGTTCTTCCGTCTCGGCGTGCCGCGCGTTGCCGCCACCAGGTACGTGGTGACACCCATGCTCAGGTACAAGCAGGTGCCCACGTTCTACCGCGTCCTGCTCCGGGacatcgccgtcgccgggggGCGGCTCAACGTCCAGCCTGTGGTGTTCGCCGCCGGGTCGGTGCTGGACTCCCGCACCATCATCAGCCGACTGCCGGCGACGGCGTACCAGGCGCTGCGGGCGGCGTTCAGGAACGCCATGAGGATGTACCGCATGGCACCCCCCAAGGGGAGCCTGGACACCTGCTACGACTTCACCGGCGTCGTCGGCACCGTCCGGCTGCCGAAGATCACGCTGGTGTTCGACAAGAACGCCGTCGTGGAGCTTGACCCGTCGGGGATCCTGTTCAACGACTGCCTCGCCTTCATCCCCAACCGCGACGACAGCATGCCTGGCATCCTTGGCAACGTGCAGCAGCAGACGATCGAGGTGCTCTATGATGTCGGCGGCGGGGCTGTAGGGTTCCGCCGTAACGCGTGCTGA